ctataaatatatacatgAAGGTGTGTAGAAAAAAACAACAAGATGATACTACAGTTTATTTACTATTATGATATACCAGTATTACTATTTCCAGTTTGCCTAATAATTTGGGTGCCATGCATGGTGAGACTAATCAGTAACTGATTATGCCAGCATTATCATACCAACCACTAGTATAGTACATGGGGAGGAACAGTTACATATAGCTACACAAGTCACTTAgatcatgcataattattatgggaaAAAGAAAGTCATGATCACAATAAAAATATATTGTCTGCATGGGTATACTGGTCAGTGTGTAACctctatatattattatatcagaTGCTACCATGCAAAACTGAGAGGTTAGCAAACAGCCACAAGTCACAGCAGCCCCACCTCCCCGTTTGTATATACCTCTAACTCTGATTATGATACACACATGCAAGTACAGTCAGTCTACTGCACTTTTGTAAGACGATATCGTAACTCTAGTCTCAACTGATCACTTTTAACATCTACCTGACCGTTTTAGCAGCTTCACAATGAGGGTTAGAACACGGCTTGTGATGTATGTTTGTACCTGTCGCTTATATACTGATAGCTGGATACAGATGCAGTGGATGCAGATGCAGTGGCTGGATGGAATTATTATCTGGATGGAATTATTATCAGGTTAAGAATTAACGTACCTCAGGCTTCAAGTTCCTTACAGTGCAGTATAGAGAGATACATATAGCTAGACACATTACAGAGAGCTAGAGCAGCTAATAAGAGCGGGGCGGCCCCACCCATTAAAATGTCATTAGTTTTACATTATGATGATGTCACAAATAAACTATGCGCATGGCAACTGGAaatttgcaaaaataattactgCAAACAAAagtaatcataataattatgaagaacAAAGATCTGGACAGTTCCTTTTCTTTTCTATATATAGACATATCTAAAATTATTTATTACCGGCTAGAGTTTGATTTGTCTTCATGATCATTCGACTCCACTTTTGAATTCTGCTGTGACGATAAGATTTGAGCTAACATTTCGAGTACCTTCCCTTGTGCGAGGGCCAGCTCATCGATTCTCTGATTGATGCTATTGACTTGGTTCTCAATGCTGTGATCACTGTTCGACAGAGAATCCAGGTCCTTATTAATAGCTTCTTCCTTGTTTGGATCTTCCCCTTTGATAGATTTCCACACAAACTTCCAGAGAAAACGCAAAATGTTGACTTTCTTGTTTGGAAAAGTAGTGTGTCTCCCTACATCGAGCCTCCAGAACAGTTTTGCTGGAAAAATCGTATCAATTCGTTTGTAAAATCCGATTTCAATTGCTCTTGTTTCAGCGATAGCATTTCTCTTGATCAGATCGATATCTCCCACGGCCAAACCAATGAGTAGGTTCTGCACAACAATTGCCATGATGATAGCAATAATGATCACAAACATAAAGGTTAGAGTGCTAAAAAAGAGTTGGCCTGATACATCCTTGTCAATAAAGGAGATATAGTCAATTTCGCCGAGGAGGTGAGCAAAGTTTGTGAAGAGTGAGTATCCCAGCGTTGAAAACTCCTGAGTGTTGCCAGCAAGGATGTACAAAGACATGGCAAAGGCAATAATGAACAAAAAGCAGACGAGGAGCACTTGGAAAGCTGTCCTCGTTATAGCCAGAAACATGGTGACGTAAACTCCAAACAAATCAAAGAGTTGGATGGTTAGAACCAGACTGAACCACGTAAAGAAAGAAGCCAATGCACCAGCTTCCCAGATCACCTCGTTGAGCGATGTCCAAGGAATAACGAATATGTATGTGAAGATCACAGACAAAATGTCAACAATAACAAAGGTGTTCCTGGAAATGTTGAGCGATTCAGCTAGTCCAAGTCGAAACACAGTGACAAGCCAATGAATGAAATCGATGGTTGTAAAGCCAATGGTTATGAATCGAGCAACGTTCGCTGCTGGGctgaattcaacagcagtcgAGTTTAAGCCTGTAGAATTACTCATGCCATTGTCACTGCTCTGAGTGCTCCCTCTCATTTCCACTGGGCTAGGAGCTAAAAAGGTGAAAGCAATCAGAAAAGCAATGTGGAGCACTATTGCCAACATTTTGAGGATTTGTACCCATCGCCCATACTTTCGCCACTTCGATTTCAAGTAGCTCTCAGTGACTGGGTGAGTTAGAAGAGGCACTCGATTGAATCTAACCATTGTTTGAAGAACCTGGAGGTGCCCATTGCTTAACGTCTGCCTGTACGAAGGACTGAATCTGGCTTGCCGTTTACTACCCTTGTACTGGATCGACGGGGCTTCCATATGGTCATAGTTCTCAGATCGTAAAAGCTTTGCTTTTTCATCATCGTCTAGATCATCAGGGCATTCAGAGCTCCTGTCAGACTTGAGTCGGATATACTTGAAGTTGTATGATTCCCAATAACCTCTCACTTCTCGTGGAACGTCGGCTTTTGTGTGAGACTGGTCGAGCACAAGTTTTGCAACTTCTGGCATGGATTGCACCAAAGAGATCATGGGATGCTCCTTCTGTGGCCCCACTGCGTCCAAGCACTCCTGCCATCGCTCATGATGGATGGCCGCCATCGCACATTTAGTAAAGTGGCTGTCAAGAATGACATCAAAGAATGTTTCACCACAGTCATTAAGTGTAACAGGCACGCCTATGTTCAGCAGCAATGTGATCACATGTGGGCATCCACTCTGGGCTCCAAGGTGAAGAGCATTGTTTCCAAGGTCATCTGTCCAAGTCAGCTGGAAGGGGTGAGCTTCGTAAGTGACCCTAGCAACTTCTGCATGCCCCTTGTAGCAAGCATACATGAAAGGTGTACTGCCACTAAAGCACTTGTGCACCATCGCACCACTAGAAAGAAGAATTTCAACGGCACGCATATGACCACCACCTGCTGCAAGATGTAGGGGAGTCCCTCCATATTTGTTAGTTTGATTGAGAAGCTTTTGGCACTCCGACATATCAAGAAGAATCGATAGGGCTTTCCAATCACCACTTTCTGCAGCTAGATGGAGATAGTTGCTTCCGTTAACATCTTTGATATTTTTGAGTTGTTGGGCAGCAAATGTGACCATCATGGCAACTAGGTTGTTTTGGCAGAGGTTGAGAGCAATGTGTAAGGGGGAGCTTCCTTTCTTGTCGCAATCGGTGACTAGCTCAGAAGCACGTGGAATTTCTAGCAGAGCTCGGAGAATGAACTTCCTCTTGTGTTTCACAGTGTAGTGCAGAGGGTTCAAGCCATGTTTGTCTTTCATGAAGATGCTGGCACCAGCTACAAGAAGGATTTTAACACCACAAGAGCTCCCAGCCTTGATTGCAGCAAGCAATGGTGTCCTTCCTTCATCGTCTACTGGATCAATTTCAGCTCCGTTCTCGAGAAGAAAGCGAATAATCTCAGGGCTGTTGATGCAATGCACACAGCGATGAAGGGCAGTCTGCCCATACTGATCACGACAGTGTACGAGCTCTTTTCCACAATGCTGAACCATCAACTTCATCATATCGAGTTTTCCTTGTGTACACGCTAGAAGGAAAGGTGGAAGTTGTTTACCATTGTATTCTTTTGGACATGCTTTATACTCCAGCAGAACTTCGACAACGTACAAGTGTCCTCCATCTACGGCAGCGTGCAATGGTGTACTGTTCTCTTCGTCGAGGAAGCTAAGCACTTTCTCTGGTGAGTATCCATGTTCCATACAGCGAGAAATCAAATAGCGGAGCACTCTGTGGGAGCCGACACGAGCAGCAAGGTGAAGTGGTGTCAAGTCATCGTCATCGGCAGCACATAAACGAAAGCCATAAATTTTTTTGAAGTGTTCATTTGCAAGTATGACATCATTTAAAGCTCGACAGACATCCAAGTTGTCTTTTTCTGATGCAATGTGAAGAGGTGTGCGGTTTCGATAGCCCTTGATAACAATGTCCACTGGATACTCGAGGTATGCTGTTAGCAATTCTGCATTGTTTTTCCGCATAATCAAATGAAGGGGAGCATCGGAAGCCTTGTTAAGAATTGTATCGCTAGCTCCAGCTCCAAGCAGACTTTGAGCAGCATCAATGTGACCTTTGTCACAGGCTATATGAAGTGCTGTGTTTCCATCTTTGTCAACAGCATTGAGGTCAATTCCACTGTCAATGAGGTACTGCATGACAGCCATATGGTTATTAGTTGTGGCATGGTGAAGAAGGGTGGCTCCATTCTCATCCTTATCTTTGATAGTAGTTCCAAGACCTTCTATGTACTTTTTGAGATCGTCTAGGTGACCATCTGCAGCCAGCTGGTGGGGTGAGGGCATGCCGTCAGAAATTGTATTGCTGAACATTTCAATGCTTATTTCTCGGTTTTTAGATTGTTTTCTCCTTCGCCTTTTATCAATAATGGTGATGTGACCATGGTTTGATTCTCTGGCAGGCTCTTGAGGAATGTCCTGTTGGCTTGGACTGACCA
This genomic stretch from Halichondria panicea chromosome 16, odHalPani1.1, whole genome shotgun sequence harbors:
- the LOC135349766 gene encoding transient receptor potential cation channel subfamily A member 1-like gives rise to the protein MAQAFKKVSRAIVVVSPSQQDIPQEPARESNHGHITIIDKRRRRKQSKNREISIEMFSNTISDGMPSPHQLAADGHLDDLKKYIEGLGTTIKDKDENGATLLHHATTNNHMAVMQYLIDSGIDLNAVDKDGNTALHIACDKGHIDAAQSLLGAGASDTILNKASDAPLHLIMRKNNAELLTAYLEYPVDIVIKGYRNRTPLHIASEKDNLDVCRALNDVILANEHFKKIYGFRLCAADDDDLTPLHLAARVGSHRVLRYLISRCMEHGYSPEKVLSFLDEENSTPLHAAVDGGHLYVVEVLLEYKACPKEYNGKQLPPFLLACTQGKLDMMKLMVQHCGKELVHCRDQYGQTALHRCVHCINSPEIIRFLLENGAEIDPVDDEGRTPLLAAIKAGSSCGVKILLVAGASIFMKDKHGLNPLHYTVKHKRKFILRALLEIPRASELVTDCDKKGSSPLHIALNLCQNNLVAMMVTFAAQQLKNIKDVNGSNYLHLAAESGDWKALSILLDMSECQKLLNQTNKYGGTPLHLAAGGGHMRAVEILLSSGAMVHKCFSGSTPFMYACYKGHAEVARVTYEAHPFQLTWTDDLGNNALHLGAQSGCPHVITLLLNIGVPVTLNDCGETFFDVILDSHFTKCAMAAIHHERWQECLDAVGPQKEHPMISLVQSMPEVAKLVLDQSHTKADVPREVRGYWESYNFKYIRLKSDRSSECPDDLDDDEKAKLLRSENYDHMEAPSIQYKGSKRQARFSPSYRQTLSNGHLQVLQTMVRFNRVPLLTHPVTESYLKSKWRKYGRWVQILKMLAIVLHIAFLIAFTFLAPSPVEMRGSTQSSDNGMSNSTGLNSTAVEFSPAANVARFITIGFTTIDFIHWLVTVFRLGLAESLNISRNTFVIVDILSVIFTYIFVIPWTSLNEVIWEAGALASFFTWFSLVLTIQLFDLFGVYVTMFLAITRTAFQVLLVCFLFIIAFAMSLYILAGNTQEFSTLGYSLFTNFAHLLGEIDYISFIDKDVSGQLFFSTLTFMFVIIIAIIMAIVVQNLLIGLAVGDIDLIKRNAIAETRAIEIGFYKRIDTIFPAKLFWRLDVGRHTTFPNKKVNILRFLWKFVWKSIKGEDPNKEEAINKDLDSLSNSDHSIENQVNSINQRIDELALAQGKVLEMLAQILSSQQNSKVESNDHEDKSNSSR